From Orenia marismortui DSM 5156, one genomic window encodes:
- a CDS encoding phosphatidate cytidylyltransferase: protein MLKMRILSAIVAIPLLILIFKFGGLPFFILNLVVVGLGINEYFKLAQAKGIEVNKLLGVLLGLILIFITYLNSNTPSIIYGYLILSFLIILLKQVLIKVDESALLATAITFFGVFYIAGLFSHLILLYNLEGIDGRNIGKLFVWLPILATWITDTGAYFTGINFGKHSLSPKISPNKTIEGSIGGLLFSVILTVLISIHLDINYFHGIILGIIIAVFAQLGDLCESVFKRDAQIKDSGDVIPGHGGILDRIDSLLFTLPVVYYYLQWFILK from the coding sequence ATGTTAAAAATGAGAATATTAAGTGCAATAGTAGCAATACCGTTATTGATTTTAATTTTTAAATTTGGAGGGCTACCTTTTTTTATTTTAAACTTGGTGGTTGTAGGTTTGGGAATAAATGAATATTTTAAGTTGGCTCAAGCAAAGGGGATAGAAGTTAATAAGCTATTGGGAGTTCTTCTTGGTCTAATTTTGATTTTTATTACATATTTAAATAGTAATACTCCATCAATTATTTATGGCTATTTGATTCTTAGTTTTTTGATTATACTATTAAAACAAGTTTTAATAAAAGTAGATGAATCTGCTCTTTTGGCTACTGCGATTACTTTTTTTGGCGTTTTTTATATTGCTGGATTATTTAGTCATTTAATTTTACTATATAATTTAGAGGGGATTGATGGTAGAAATATAGGTAAATTATTTGTGTGGTTACCGATTTTAGCAACTTGGATTACTGATACTGGAGCATACTTTACAGGGATAAATTTTGGTAAACATTCTTTATCTCCCAAGATTAGCCCTAACAAGACTATAGAGGGTTCAATTGGTGGCTTGCTTTTTAGTGTTATTTTGACAGTATTAATTAGTATACACTTAGATATTAATTACTTCCATGGTATTATATTAGGTATAATAATTGCTGTATTTGCTCAATTAGGTGACCTTTGTGAATCGGTTTTTAAAAGGGATGCACAAATTAAGGATTCAGGAGATGTTATTCCAGGACATGGGGGAATATTAGATAGAATTGATAGTTTACTATTTACTTTACCAGTTGTTTATTACTATCTTCAATGGTTTATTTTAAAGTAA
- the ytvI gene encoding sporulation integral membrane protein YtvI → MKKIYKVSLGLILLLLISILFLKYALNYLLPFVIALIIASLIDPAVKLLEERANFSRGISIIIILSIIIIMISLLLTISFSRLFIELNDLLNNLPDYKSFSEKINWISERNDQLSKFINELKIPESVRETINSNFQGFYDKIKEVIQNASTSLLNIVKKLPRLVTTLLISLIATFFISRDKELIMATILKPFPVKWQRKIEQVEEDIMKAGVGFIRAQILLITITTIISITGLSILGSSYSIVVGLSAGILDLIPVIGPSLIFIPWAIYNLIIGNMKFSIGLIILYVLMGAIRQILEAKIVGQSIGIHPLAILFAMYLGVQFFGVSGFFIGPASVVVLKAIFQAGFISIIVNE, encoded by the coding sequence ATGAAGAAAATTTATAAAGTGTCTTTAGGATTGATTTTGTTACTCCTGATAAGTATTTTGTTTTTGAAATATGCATTAAATTATTTACTTCCTTTTGTTATAGCTTTAATTATAGCTAGCTTAATTGATCCGGCTGTAAAGTTACTTGAGGAAAGGGCTAATTTTTCTCGTGGCATATCTATAATTATTATTTTATCTATAATAATTATCATGATTAGCTTATTGCTAACTATAAGTTTTTCTAGGTTATTTATTGAATTGAATGATCTTCTAAATAATTTACCTGATTATAAAAGCTTTAGTGAAAAAATAAATTGGATATCTGAACGTAATGATCAATTGAGTAAATTTATAAATGAATTAAAAATACCAGAGTCTGTTCGAGAAACTATTAATAGTAACTTCCAGGGTTTTTATGATAAAATTAAAGAGGTAATACAAAATGCAAGCACATCATTACTGAATATTGTAAAAAAGTTACCTCGATTAGTAACAACCTTATTAATTAGTTTAATTGCTACCTTCTTTATTAGTAGAGATAAAGAATTAATTATGGCAACGATATTAAAGCCATTTCCAGTTAAATGGCAAAGGAAGATAGAACAGGTGGAAGAAGATATTATGAAAGCCGGAGTTGGATTTATTAGAGCTCAAATTCTTTTGATTACAATAACAACTATAATATCTATTACAGGTTTGAGTATTTTAGGAAGTAGTTATTCTATTGTGGTTGGATTAAGTGCTGGTATTTTAGATTTGATTCCAGTTATTGGCCCTAGTTTAATATTTATCCCTTGGGCAATTTATAATTTAATAATTGGTAATATGAAATTTTCTATAGGTTTAATTATTTTATATGTTTTAATGGGGGCGATTCGTCAAATATTAGAAGCTAAGATTGTGGGGCAGAGTATTGGAATCCATCCTTTGGCAATATTATTTGCTATGTATTTAGGAGTTCAATTTTTTGGAGTTTCGGGTTTTTTTATCGGACCTGCATCAGTAGTAGTACTAAAAGCAATTTTCCAGGCTGGCTTTATATCAATTATTGTGAATGAGTAG
- a CDS encoding 1-deoxy-D-xylulose-5-phosphate reductoisomerase translates to MKKITILGSTGSIGKQTLEVIKDLEEIEVLALTANSSVDLLAEQINLFKPKYAVLMNASLINELKYKLNDKKTQILAGLEGLIEVATLDEIDLVVNAVVGAVGVKPTLEAIRAGKDIALANKETLVTAGSIVMREAKENNVKILPVDSEHNAIFQALQGEDENMVKKIILTASGGPFRTFSKNKLTNVTVKEALNHPNWDMGGKITIDSATLMNKGLEVIEAKWLFDLDYDQVDVVVHPQSIIHSLVEYEDHSILAELGLPDMKIPIQYALTYPRRKPNNLESLDLAKIGQLTFEEPKYDLFPCLKYAYQAGEIGGTMPAVLNAANEIAVNKFLKNKIKFVDIPKIIKRVMSAHQVVDNPILEDILEADVWARKQAEKEGEKVCY, encoded by the coding sequence ATGAAAAAAATAACGATTTTAGGATCAACAGGATCAATTGGAAAGCAAACTTTAGAAGTTATTAAAGACTTAGAAGAAATAGAAGTTTTAGCTTTGACAGCCAATAGTAGTGTTGACTTGTTAGCAGAACAAATTAATCTCTTTAAACCTAAATATGCAGTTTTAATGAATGCTTCTTTAATAAATGAGTTAAAATATAAGCTGAATGATAAAAAGACTCAAATTTTAGCTGGATTAGAAGGTTTAATTGAAGTGGCTACTTTAGATGAAATTGATTTAGTGGTTAATGCCGTGGTAGGTGCTGTAGGTGTAAAGCCAACCTTAGAAGCAATAAGAGCAGGAAAAGATATTGCTTTAGCAAATAAAGAAACATTAGTAACTGCAGGGTCAATTGTTATGAGAGAGGCAAAAGAGAATAATGTAAAAATTCTGCCAGTTGATAGTGAGCATAATGCTATTTTTCAAGCTTTACAGGGTGAAGATGAGAATATGGTTAAAAAGATTATTTTGACTGCTTCTGGTGGACCCTTTAGAACTTTTTCTAAAAATAAGCTAACTAATGTAACGGTAAAAGAAGCTTTAAATCATCCAAACTGGGATATGGGTGGTAAGATTACTATCGATTCGGCTACTCTTATGAATAAAGGTTTAGAAGTAATTGAAGCTAAGTGGTTATTTGATTTAGATTATGATCAAGTTGATGTTGTTGTACATCCACAAAGCATAATTCATTCTTTAGTTGAATATGAAGACCATTCTATATTGGCCGAATTGGGGTTGCCAGATATGAAGATCCCTATTCAATATGCACTAACTTACCCTAGGAGAAAGCCTAATAATTTAGAAAGTTTAGATTTAGCTAAAATAGGTCAATTAACTTTTGAAGAACCTAAATATGATCTTTTTCCATGTTTAAAGTATGCTTATCAAGCTGGGGAAATAGGGGGAACAATGCCGGCTGTATTGAATGCTGCTAATGAGATAGCAGTCAATAAATTTTTGAAGAATAAAATTAAATTTGTTGATATTCCTAAAATAATTAAGAGGGTAATGTCTGCTCATCAAGTGGTTGACAATCCAATTTTAGAAGATATTTTAGAAGCTGATGTATGGGCTAGAAAGCAGGCAGAGAAGGAAGGTGAGAAAGTTTGTTATTAA
- the rseP gene encoding RIP metalloprotease RseP: protein MLLTIFSFIVVLGVLVFFHELGHFMVAKYVGVQVEEFAIGMGPKIVGKQYGETLYSIRALPLGGFCKMTGEMPVDDEDTSEEEVELYNKALKDKRCLFQKSVWERFGVIFMGPMMNFLLAALLFTLIFSIFGVEVSTSNNTVIGQVFPEQPAYEAGLRDGDKILTVEGQKVENWEELAGMIHQNANQEISMKVERGNKIFDLKVVPKLNKERQVGVIGIIPVYNRESVNLFKALWLGIKRTIIYIFGIIIGLWQMITGKIASDVSGPVKIAQFVGDAARSGMLRLMEFAALISINLGIMNLLPIPALDGGRLVFLGWEIISGKPIDPEKEGMVHMVGFVLLMILFVLIMIKDIKSII, encoded by the coding sequence TTGTTATTAACTATTTTTTCGTTTATAGTTGTTTTGGGAGTTTTAGTGTTTTTTCATGAATTAGGACATTTTATGGTAGCTAAGTATGTTGGAGTTCAAGTAGAAGAATTTGCTATAGGAATGGGACCTAAAATTGTAGGTAAACAATATGGTGAAACATTATATTCTATCAGAGCATTACCATTGGGGGGCTTTTGTAAGATGACTGGTGAAATGCCAGTTGATGATGAAGATACTAGTGAGGAAGAAGTGGAATTATATAATAAGGCTCTCAAAGATAAAAGGTGTTTATTTCAAAAGAGTGTTTGGGAACGTTTTGGAGTTATTTTTATGGGGCCTATGATGAATTTTCTATTGGCTGCTTTACTTTTTACTCTTATCTTTAGTATTTTTGGTGTAGAAGTATCTACATCTAATAATACAGTAATAGGGCAGGTTTTCCCTGAACAGCCTGCTTATGAAGCGGGATTGAGAGATGGAGATAAGATATTAACTGTAGAAGGACAAAAAGTAGAAAATTGGGAAGAGTTAGCAGGGATGATACATCAAAATGCTAATCAAGAGATTTCAATGAAGGTTGAAAGAGGAAATAAAATCTTTGATTTGAAGGTGGTTCCTAAACTTAACAAGGAAAGACAAGTAGGTGTTATTGGAATTATTCCAGTTTATAATAGAGAGTCAGTTAATCTTTTTAAAGCTTTATGGTTAGGAATAAAAAGAACTATTATATATATTTTTGGAATTATTATAGGTTTATGGCAGATGATAACTGGTAAAATTGCTAGTGATGTAAGTGGACCAGTAAAGATAGCCCAATTTGTAGGTGATGCAGCCAGATCAGGTATGTTGAGGTTGATGGAGTTTGCTGCTCTCATTAGTATAAATTTAGGGATTATGAATTTGCTACCAATACCAGCTTTAGATGGTGGGAGACTTGTGTTTTTAGGATGGGAAATTATTAGTGGAAAACCTATAGACCCTGAAAAAGAAGGTATGGTTCATATGGTAGGATTTGTCTTGTTAATGATATTATTTGTTTTGATTATGATTAAAGATATTAAAAGTATTATTTAG
- a CDS encoding HD domain-containing protein, translating to MLDEHVTLESLLTDSVSKKHLPKAGYAHVVSTAEYAFELATQRNICVDLATKAALLHDIGHTNWERRGEWDYESYNEFDIHTIKGAERAHELLILKGESLGKAREIALAILFHSDSSPVNKNVKLTPLQSLVAEADDMDEQEGGAHHNVEISFGEALQRIRRLDMLVYPHIRDCGFDCEKCDCLK from the coding sequence ATGTTAGATGAGCATGTAACTCTAGAATCGTTGTTAACTGATAGTGTCTCTAAGAAACATTTACCTAAGGCTGGCTATGCTCATGTAGTATCTACTGCAGAGTATGCTTTTGAGTTAGCAACACAAAGAAATATCTGTGTTGATTTAGCTACTAAAGCAGCTTTACTCCATGATATTGGCCATACTAATTGGGAAAGAAGAGGAGAATGGGATTATGAATCTTATAATGAATTTGATATTCATACTATTAAAGGAGCAGAAAGAGCCCATGAGTTATTGATTTTAAAGGGAGAAAGTTTGGGTAAGGCTAGAGAAATTGCCTTAGCAATTCTGTTTCATAGCGATTCTAGTCCTGTTAATAAAAATGTTAAACTGACACCTTTACAAAGTTTAGTGGCGGAAGCTGATGATATGGACGAACAAGAAGGAGGAGCCCACCACAATGTTGAGATAAGCTTTGGGGAGGCATTACAAAGAATCAGAAGATTAGATATGTTAGTTTATCCTCATATAAGAGATTGTGGGTTTGATTGTGAAAAGTGTGATTGTCTAAAATAA
- the ispG gene encoding flavodoxin-dependent (E)-4-hydroxy-3-methylbut-2-enyl-diphosphate synthase — protein sequence MKRRKTKAVTIGDVQIGGGAPVSVQSMTNTDTRDVISTVEQIKSLEESGCELVRVAIPDQEAATKVDKIKEQINIPLIADIHFDYRLALEVLDRGIDGLRINPGNIGDEDKVKIVAQRALESGVPIRVGVNAGSLEKSLLKKYGHPTAEAMVDSALEHVKLLEEFGFEDIIISLKASNVMMTLSAYQLIAEKVDYPLHIGITEAGTIKSGTVKSAVGIGAILAQGLGDTIRVSLTGDPVEEIKVAYEILKSLNLRRSGVNIISCPTCGRTEINLVEIANTVEEKLAGLDKDIEVAIMGCVVNGPGEAREADLGIAGGRDVGLIFKKGEVIKKVSADDLVDELLAEIDKLD from the coding sequence GTGAAGAGAAGAAAAACAAAAGCAGTAACTATAGGGGATGTACAAATTGGTGGAGGTGCGCCTGTTTCTGTTCAATCTATGACAAATACAGATACAAGAGATGTAATTTCAACTGTTGAACAGATTAAAAGTTTAGAAGAATCAGGGTGTGAGCTGGTTAGAGTCGCAATACCTGATCAAGAAGCTGCCACTAAAGTAGATAAGATTAAGGAACAGATCAATATACCTTTAATAGCAGATATTCATTTTGATTATAGGTTAGCTTTAGAGGTATTAGATAGAGGTATTGATGGATTAAGAATAAATCCAGGAAATATAGGAGATGAAGATAAAGTAAAAATAGTTGCTCAAAGGGCTTTAGAAAGCGGAGTACCAATAAGGGTTGGGGTTAATGCAGGGTCATTAGAAAAGAGTTTATTAAAGAAGTATGGTCACCCAACAGCAGAAGCTATGGTAGATAGTGCTTTAGAACATGTTAAATTACTAGAGGAATTTGGTTTTGAGGATATAATCATATCCCTTAAAGCTTCTAATGTTATGATGACGTTAAGTGCTTATCAGTTAATAGCTGAAAAAGTAGATTATCCACTACATATTGGTATTACAGAGGCAGGTACGATTAAATCAGGTACTGTAAAATCTGCTGTAGGAATAGGTGCTATTTTAGCACAGGGTTTAGGTGATACTATTAGAGTTTCTCTGACAGGAGATCCTGTAGAAGAAATAAAGGTAGCCTATGAAATACTTAAATCATTAAATTTGAGAAGATCAGGAGTTAATATTATTTCATGCCCGACTTGTGGTAGAACAGAAATAAATTTAGTCGAGATTGCAAATACAGTAGAAGAAAAACTTGCTGGATTAGATAAAGATATTGAAGTTGCTATTATGGGATGTGTAGTAAATGGTCCGGGAGAAGCTAGAGAGGCTGATTTAGGTATTGCTGGTGGCAGAGATGTTGGATTGATCTTCAAAAAAGGAGAAGTAATTAAAAAGGTTTCTGCTGATGATTTAGTAGATGAACTACTAGCAGAGATAGATAAGCTTGACTAG
- a CDS encoding proline--tRNA ligase codes for MKMSQLYIPTLKETPADAEVISHQLMLRAGLMRKLSSGVYTYLPLGYKVIRKFEDIVREELNKSGAQELLLPALQPAELWEESGRLQNYGPELMRLKDRHGRDFCLGPTHEEVVTDLVRDEVRSYKELPLNLYQIQTKYRDEIRPRFGVLRGREFIMKDAYSFDIDKDGLEESYQNMYNAYCRIFERCGLEFRPVEADTGTIGGDNSHEFMVLAEAGEDIVVYCEECDYAANLELAKSKLEVVKADEEAKELEIIDTPGLTTIDELVEELNIEADKMIKAVLYEVEGQGILALVRGDYEVNDIKLGNLLDVVNLEMGSEELYKRLNTVKGFTGAINLDAVKIIADELVMNIVNGVAGANKIDKHYVNVNPQRDFEVTEVADIREVKEGEECIHCGGKLKLTPGIEVGQVFKLETKYSEALNATFLDENGKSQVMEMGCYGIGITRTIAATIEQNHDEYGIIWPKALAPYLVEILPLGNNDDVIEKSAQIYDELTAAGIDVLLDDRKERAGVKFNDADLIGCPLRITVGARSLKEGNLEAKIRKTGEEFNINLEEYLSQVKDIIDNLS; via the coding sequence ATGAAGATGTCACAACTGTATATACCTACATTAAAGGAAACTCCAGCTGATGCAGAAGTTATTAGTCATCAACTGATGTTAAGAGCTGGTTTAATGCGAAAATTAAGTTCAGGAGTTTATACATATTTACCTTTAGGATATAAGGTGATTAGGAAATTTGAAGATATTGTAAGAGAAGAGTTAAATAAATCTGGAGCTCAAGAATTATTATTACCAGCTTTACAGCCGGCAGAATTATGGGAAGAATCAGGCCGTTTACAAAATTATGGTCCAGAATTAATGAGATTAAAAGATCGCCATGGAAGAGACTTTTGTTTAGGACCGACTCATGAAGAAGTAGTTACTGATTTGGTTCGTGATGAAGTTAGATCATATAAGGAATTGCCATTAAATTTATATCAAATTCAAACTAAGTATAGAGATGAAATTAGACCAAGGTTTGGTGTTTTGCGTGGAAGAGAGTTTATTATGAAAGATGCTTATAGCTTTGATATAGATAAAGATGGTTTGGAAGAAAGTTATCAGAATATGTACAATGCCTATTGTAGAATTTTTGAAAGATGTGGTTTAGAGTTTAGACCTGTTGAAGCAGATACTGGAACAATTGGTGGGGATAATTCTCATGAATTTATGGTTTTAGCTGAGGCTGGAGAAGATATAGTGGTTTATTGTGAAGAGTGTGATTATGCTGCTAATTTAGAATTGGCTAAATCTAAACTAGAGGTTGTTAAAGCTGATGAAGAAGCTAAAGAATTGGAAATAATAGATACACCAGGATTAACAACTATTGATGAGTTGGTAGAAGAATTAAATATAGAAGCAGATAAGATGATTAAAGCTGTTTTATATGAAGTAGAGGGTCAAGGTATATTAGCTTTAGTTCGTGGAGATTATGAAGTTAATGATATTAAGTTAGGTAACTTATTAGATGTTGTTAATTTAGAGATGGGTAGTGAAGAGCTTTATAAAAGGTTAAATACTGTTAAAGGCTTTACTGGAGCAATAAATTTAGATGCTGTGAAGATTATAGCTGATGAATTGGTTATGAATATAGTCAATGGTGTTGCTGGAGCAAATAAAATTGACAAACATTATGTTAATGTAAATCCTCAAAGAGATTTTGAAGTAACAGAAGTAGCTGATATTAGAGAGGTAAAAGAAGGAGAAGAATGTATTCATTGTGGGGGAAAACTCAAATTAACTCCAGGGATTGAAGTAGGTCAAGTATTTAAGTTAGAGACTAAATATAGTGAAGCATTAAATGCTACTTTCTTAGATGAAAATGGAAAGAGCCAAGTAATGGAGATGGGATGTTACGGAATAGGAATCACTAGAACTATTGCAGCTACTATTGAACAAAATCATGATGAATATGGTATTATATGGCCTAAAGCATTGGCTCCTTATTTAGTAGAAATTTTACCTTTGGGGAATAATGATGATGTGATAGAAAAATCTGCACAAATCTATGATGAATTAACTGCTGCTGGTATTGATGTTCTGTTAGATGATAGAAAGGAAAGAGCTGGCGTTAAATTTAATGATGCTGATCTAATTGGTTGTCCATTAAGAATTACTGTTGGGGCTCGTTCATTAAAGGAAGGAAATTTAGAGGCTAAGATCAGAAAAACTGGAGAAGAATTCAATATTAATCTGGAGGAATACTTATCTCAAGTTAAAGATATAATTGACAATTTAAGCTAA
- a CDS encoding glycosyltransferase family 2 protein yields MKITAIVPAYNEEKTIKGVLTVTKNHHLIDDVIVVSDGSTDNTAIIATQTGVQVIELSENKGKGAAMQAGVDQTVADIILFLDADLLGLKIEHIDKLLNPVLNGEVETTIGVFSDGRKLTDLAQRIAPFLSGQRAVKRDIFDGITDLDITRFGVEVALTQYIKDNNISSKEVILEDLSHMMKEEKLGFLKGFTARLKMYWEILRNLSIKKKVR; encoded by the coding sequence ATGAAAATTACTGCTATAGTTCCGGCGTATAATGAAGAGAAGACTATAAAAGGGGTGTTAACTGTAACTAAAAACCATCACTTAATAGATGATGTTATTGTGGTTAGTGATGGTTCAACAGATAATACTGCTATTATAGCAACTCAAACAGGAGTTCAAGTTATTGAATTATCTGAAAATAAAGGTAAAGGTGCTGCTATGCAAGCAGGGGTAGATCAGACAGTTGCTGATATAATTTTATTTCTAGATGCTGATTTACTAGGGTTGAAAATAGAACACATTGATAAATTATTAAATCCAGTGCTAAATGGAGAAGTAGAAACAACAATTGGTGTTTTTTCTGATGGTAGAAAACTCACAGATCTAGCTCAGAGAATAGCGCCTTTCCTATCGGGACAAAGGGCAGTAAAAAGAGATATATTTGATGGTATAACTGATTTGGATATAACTAGGTTTGGGGTTGAAGTTGCTTTAACACAATATATAAAAGATAATAATATTAGTAGTAAAGAGGTTATTTTAGAAGATTTATCACATATGATGAAAGAAGAAAAATTGGGTTTTTTAAAAGGCTTCACAGCTAGGTTAAAGATGTATTGGGAGATATTAAGGAATTTATCTATTAAGAAAAAAGTTAGATGA
- a CDS encoding MgtC/SapB family protein, which yields MSEKEVVLRLVLACILGGAIGFERERNSRPAGFRTNILVSLGSTIAMIVSIKLFLEFKASQSVDPGRIAAQVISGVGFLGAGTIIREGFSVKGLTTSAGLWAIAGIGLALGAGFYLSAITTAILVILTLTLLSKVEKTISNIHKKYLIRIKAFDQPGSLGKVGSILGENNIIIKDISIEHCYNEPNIYVNFRVKKPRHIEVNSMFALLAGISWIIEVQIKELD from the coding sequence TTGAGTGAAAAAGAAGTTGTACTAAGGTTGGTTTTAGCTTGTATATTAGGTGGAGCCATTGGTTTTGAACGTGAAAGAAACTCCCGTCCTGCTGGATTTAGAACTAATATTTTAGTTTCATTGGGTTCTACTATAGCTATGATTGTATCTATTAAATTATTTTTAGAATTTAAAGCTTCCCAGTCTGTTGATCCAGGAAGGATTGCAGCTCAAGTTATAAGTGGTGTTGGTTTTTTGGGTGCTGGAACAATTATTAGAGAAGGTTTTTCTGTAAAAGGTTTAACTACTTCAGCTGGGCTATGGGCTATTGCTGGAATTGGTTTGGCTTTAGGTGCTGGTTTTTATTTAAGTGCTATTACTACAGCTATATTAGTTATTCTAACTTTAACTTTATTAAGCAAAGTGGAGAAGACCATATCAAATATTCATAAGAAATATCTGATCAGAATTAAAGCTTTTGATCAGCCTGGTTCTTTAGGTAAAGTTGGTTCAATTTTAGGAGAAAATAATATTATCATTAAAGATATTAGTATAGAACATTGTTATAATGAACCTAATATTTATGTTAACTTTAGGGTGAAGAAACCTAGACATATAGAAGTGAATTCAATGTTTGCCTTGTTAGCAGGAATATCATGGATAATTGAGGTTCAAATTAAGGAGTTAGATTGA